A genomic window from Paenibacillus sp. FSL K6-0276 includes:
- a CDS encoding proline--tRNA ligase yields MRQSNLLLTTLREVPSEAETNSHQLLLRAGYIRQLAAGVYTYLPLGRRVLRKIEAIVREEMDHSGTQEILMPSMQPAELWKESERYDVYGKELMTFKDRHEREFVLGPTHEEVVTSLVRNEISSYRKLPITVYQIQTKFRDERRPRSGLLRGREFLMKDAYSFDISSEGLDKSYLQMFDAYHRIFKRCGLNFRAVHADSGAIGGEGGSHEFMALADIGEDTIAVCSSCDYAVNLEQAEAVQPTKKELNFELPVIEKFHTPNLRTINQLEQELEIHPEQIMKTLIYEGSGQFFAVVVRGDHEVNEIKVSKYIGAAEIGLADYDAVKSLTGVESGFVGPVGLQLTVLVDATVAGMTQGTTGAGEKDYHFRNVVPGRDFGLEHVGDFRNVAEGETCPNCEKGVLHFHQGIEIGHVFKLGTKYSEKLGASFLDRSGKSQSVIMGCYGIGISRLLSAVVEQNHDDQGIMWPVALAPYQVHILMMSVKDSEQLAVAEELYNKLTTLGIETLLDDRDERAGVKFKDSSLIGIPVTLVVGKEAAQGRVEYLERTSAGKEVLELVEAVSRIQAFFSQLV; encoded by the coding sequence ATGCGTCAAAGCAATTTATTATTAACAACTCTTCGTGAGGTGCCTTCGGAGGCGGAGACCAATAGTCATCAGTTATTATTGCGTGCGGGGTATATCCGCCAATTAGCTGCCGGAGTGTATACTTATTTACCACTTGGTCGGCGGGTTCTGCGGAAGATTGAAGCGATTGTAAGAGAAGAGATGGATCATTCCGGAACTCAGGAGATTTTAATGCCATCCATGCAACCTGCGGAACTTTGGAAGGAATCAGAACGTTATGATGTTTATGGCAAGGAGTTGATGACTTTTAAGGATCGTCATGAGCGGGAATTCGTACTCGGTCCAACGCATGAAGAAGTAGTAACCTCACTTGTGCGGAATGAGATCAGCTCCTATCGTAAGCTCCCTATTACCGTTTATCAGATTCAGACTAAGTTCCGGGATGAACGGCGACCACGTTCTGGATTGCTAAGAGGCAGAGAGTTCTTGATGAAGGATGCGTACTCTTTTGACATAAGCTCAGAAGGACTTGATAAATCTTATCTCCAAATGTTCGATGCTTATCACCGGATATTTAAGCGATGTGGATTAAATTTCAGAGCTGTTCATGCAGATTCTGGTGCGATTGGTGGGGAAGGGGGCAGCCATGAATTTATGGCACTGGCTGATATCGGGGAGGATACGATTGCAGTATGTTCCTCTTGCGATTATGCGGTCAATCTGGAACAGGCAGAAGCCGTACAGCCTACTAAGAAAGAATTGAACTTCGAATTACCTGTAATAGAGAAATTCCACACGCCTAATCTTCGCACTATTAATCAATTAGAGCAGGAGCTGGAGATCCATCCAGAGCAGATTATGAAAACATTGATCTATGAAGGTAGCGGTCAATTCTTTGCTGTAGTGGTTCGGGGCGATCATGAAGTCAATGAGATAAAAGTGAGTAAATATATCGGTGCGGCGGAGATCGGGCTTGCTGACTATGATGCTGTGAAATCCTTAACGGGCGTAGAGAGCGGGTTTGTGGGACCAGTGGGTCTTCAATTAACCGTACTAGTTGATGCCACAGTTGCAGGAATGACGCAAGGGACGACGGGAGCAGGAGAAAAAGATTATCACTTCCGTAATGTTGTACCTGGTAGAGATTTTGGGCTTGAGCATGTGGGGGATTTTCGAAATGTAGCGGAAGGAGAAACTTGTCCGAACTGTGAGAAAGGTGTTCTGCATTTTCATCAGGGCATCGAAATCGGACATGTCTTTAAACTAGGTACCAAATACAGCGAGAAGCTTGGAGCTTCCTTTTTAGATCGTTCTGGCAAGAGTCAGTCTGTGATCATGGGTTGTTATGGAATTGGGATCTCACGTCTATTGTCCGCGGTTGTAGAACAGAATCATGATGATCAAGGAATAATGTGGCCAGTTGCACTTGCACCTTATCAGGTTCATATTTTGATGATGTCCGTTAAGGATTCGGAGCAACTGGCAGTTGCAGAGGAGCTCTATAATAAACTCACTACGCTCGGTATTGAGACGCTGCTGGATGATAGGGATGAACGTGCTGGCGTTAAATTTAAGGATTCAAGCTTGATTGGTATACCTGTAACACTAGTGGTTGGTAAGGAAGCAGCACAAGGTAGGGTAGAGTATCTAGAAAGAACCTCAGCGGGAAAAGAGGTCTTAGAACTGGTTGAGGCAGTTTCCCGTATCCAAGCGTTCTTTTCGCAGCTGGTTTAA
- a CDS encoding MFS transporter, protein MRSNSKMNFMILITATIAAGLSQGMLLPVLSILLEQKGVSSSLNGLNAAALYIGSFGMTLIAERVLGAIGFKKLIAGGISLVLVSLLLFPFFPGIKIWFVLRLLVGVGDASINYAAQLWVLLMTPAEHRGRNLSLYGMSYGLGFSLGPLGISLLRFGQAIPFIVLAFLFLLVLILAVTMLPDSRPDKVESGESQVRRFGRCYSLAWFALIPALLYGFMEASLNSNFPVYGLRIGYSTDQIAALLPFAGIGGLLLQFPLGLWSDRFGRKKVLILTGIGGGIAFTLLPLAGDHFKLTMVLLMIAGGLVGSFFSLGLSLAADILPRHLLPAANVVASFHFSIGSIIGPGIGGLLMQVGWGGGIFGLMGALYIMFGLLGLFFSPRQKI, encoded by the coding sequence ATTCGAAGTAACAGCAAAATGAATTTCATGATTCTTATTACCGCTACTATAGCGGCTGGACTCAGCCAAGGGATGCTCCTTCCCGTATTATCCATTCTATTGGAGCAAAAAGGAGTTTCCTCTTCACTTAATGGACTAAATGCAGCTGCTCTATACATAGGATCATTCGGAATGACCTTGATTGCTGAAAGAGTTCTAGGAGCGATTGGATTCAAAAAATTGATTGCTGGCGGGATAAGCCTAGTTTTAGTAAGCTTGCTCCTATTCCCTTTTTTTCCTGGAATCAAAATATGGTTTGTATTGCGTCTACTTGTAGGTGTGGGTGATGCATCTATCAATTATGCCGCCCAGCTATGGGTACTGCTAATGACACCTGCCGAGCATCGCGGGCGAAATCTTTCCCTATACGGGATGTCCTATGGTCTGGGCTTTAGCTTGGGGCCGCTGGGAATCAGTCTGCTGCGCTTTGGTCAGGCAATACCTTTTATTGTTCTAGCATTTCTTTTTTTATTGGTCCTAATACTTGCAGTTACTATGCTTCCGGATTCCCGTCCAGATAAAGTAGAGAGTGGAGAAAGTCAGGTTCGCCGTTTTGGCCGTTGCTACAGTCTAGCATGGTTCGCTTTAATCCCTGCACTCTTATATGGTTTCATGGAAGCAAGCTTAAACAGTAACTTTCCAGTGTATGGTCTCCGGATCGGATACAGTACGGATCAAATTGCGGCCTTATTGCCTTTTGCGGGCATTGGAGGACTGTTGTTACAATTTCCACTGGGTTTATGGAGCGACCGATTTGGTCGTAAGAAGGTATTGATTCTAACTGGGATTGGAGGCGGAATTGCCTTCACATTGCTGCCACTAGCGGGTGACCATTTCAAATTAACTATGGTGCTGTTGATGATTGCAGGTGGACTTGTTGGCTCCTTTTTCTCGTTAGGGCTTAGTCTAGCTGCGGATATTTTACCACGCCATCTACTGCCTGCTGCAAATGTGGTTGCTTCCTTCCATTTTAGTATTGGCAGTATAATAGGTCCAGGTATCGGCGGTTTGCTCATGCAAGTCGGCTGGGGCGGGGGGATTTTCGGCTTAATGGGTGCATTATATATCATGTTCGGATTGCTTGGGTTATTTTTCTCGCCACGACAAAAAATTTGA
- a CDS encoding ATP-binding cassette domain-containing protein — MITVEHLAKAVGEDKNPVLQDIGFQLEPGEFVAILGASGSGKTTLLRCLALREKWDRGNFRVDGTDIMASAFTGKRKIRREWAYLEQNAELNPNRTALKNVLVGQSAQTPLWRMVTGMVRSDDYMGAMDELDALGLLDKAKMKTSQLSGGERQRVAIARALTHGAKVILADEPVTGLDPKSAESVLETLRKLCKETGLTVISVLPIELAERFATRLWVLEDGRIKHDIKGRRLTIQERANL, encoded by the coding sequence ATGATCACAGTTGAACACTTAGCCAAGGCAGTTGGGGAAGACAAAAATCCAGTTCTTCAGGATATAGGGTTTCAATTAGAACCGGGTGAGTTCGTAGCAATACTTGGAGCTAGCGGCAGCGGTAAGACCACTTTGCTGCGTTGTTTAGCGTTGCGTGAAAAGTGGGATAGAGGGAATTTTAGAGTGGACGGTACAGATATAATGGCGAGTGCCTTTACAGGTAAAAGAAAAATCCGCCGCGAGTGGGCTTACCTGGAGCAGAATGCAGAGCTCAACCCTAACCGTACTGCATTGAAAAATGTACTGGTCGGCCAGTCCGCACAAACGCCGTTATGGCGGATGGTCACAGGGATGGTACGTTCAGATGATTATATGGGTGCAATGGATGAATTAGATGCCCTTGGCCTCCTTGATAAGGCGAAGATGAAGACAAGCCAACTTAGTGGTGGAGAAAGGCAGCGTGTAGCGATTGCTAGAGCGTTGACTCACGGTGCTAAAGTGATTTTAGCGGATGAACCGGTTACGGGATTAGATCCCAAATCCGCGGAGAGCGTCTTGGAAACATTGCGGAAGTTATGTAAAGAGACCGGTCTTACCGTTATATCGGTACTACCTATTGAATTAGCGGAACGTTTTGCTACACGTCTTTGGGTACTAGAAGATGGCAGAATTAAGCATGATATAAAGGGGCGTAGATTAACGATCCAAGAACGTGCAAATCTTTAA
- a CDS encoding pentapeptide repeat-containing protein, whose protein sequence is MSENHKFTEPFTDRNGHYLKAECENCFGLCCSALPFSASVDFAMDKAAGQPCHNLQSDFRCGIHTDLRALGFRGCTVYDCFGAGQKLSQVTYTGKDWRKNSKTAKQMFEVFPTMWHLHELLWYLNESLNLVVTHTIYVELLTALDETEQLTLLSPDSLLKVNVDAHRAKINLLLLQVSELVRTEARRKLKKASRTFSRGVDLVGANLKSADLRGANLRGAYLIAADLRGADLRGADLIGADLRDTDLRGANLTESIFLTQGQINAAKGDDHTKLPPALSRPEQWISF, encoded by the coding sequence GTGTCTGAGAATCACAAATTTACAGAACCTTTTACGGACAGAAACGGCCATTATCTAAAAGCAGAATGTGAGAACTGCTTCGGTTTGTGCTGTTCCGCACTACCTTTTTCAGCTTCAGTTGATTTTGCTATGGATAAAGCAGCTGGCCAGCCGTGCCATAACCTGCAATCAGACTTTCGCTGTGGTATACATACAGATTTAAGAGCGCTTGGATTTCGCGGTTGTACTGTATATGACTGTTTTGGCGCTGGGCAAAAGCTCTCTCAGGTTACTTATACTGGTAAGGACTGGCGGAAGAATTCAAAAACTGCGAAGCAAATGTTCGAGGTATTTCCGACCATGTGGCATTTACACGAATTGCTATGGTACTTAAATGAATCTTTAAACTTAGTAGTAACCCATACAATCTATGTTGAGTTGCTAACAGCACTCGATGAGACAGAACAACTCACTTTACTTAGCCCTGATTCTCTACTGAAAGTGAATGTTGACGCTCATCGAGCAAAGATTAATCTGTTGCTGCTGCAAGTCAGTGAACTTGTACGTACTGAGGCTCGTCGTAAACTAAAAAAAGCATCGAGAACTTTCAGCCGAGGTGTTGACCTTGTCGGCGCAAATCTTAAAAGTGCAGATCTCAGGGGAGCCAACCTGAGAGGAGCCTATTTGATTGCCGCAGATCTTAGAGGCGCTGATCTTAGAGGTGCAGATCTCATTGGTGCAGATCTCCGTGACACTGACCTTAGAGGCGCTAATCTAACAGAGAGCATTTTTCTAACTCAGGGTCAGATTAATGCGGCGAAAGGCGATGACCATACAAAATTACCGCCGGCACTATCCCGCCCTGAACAATGGATTTCGTTTTGA
- a CDS encoding DNA topoisomerase 3, with product MKTLIIAEKPDMGRNIAAAIEPKAKNYRSYLEGEQYIITWAIGHLIGLAEPDAYDVKYKKWNINDLPIIPDQFKLVPNARTIDQLKVIGDLAKRSDLLVNSCDAGREGQHIFSLIQRHLKLEHPVKRLWISDLTPETIRKGFQELKDGSEYENLTKAAKARSEADWLIGMNGSRAFTTKHNVLLSVGRVQTPVLALIYDRQKTIEAFSSLKFFEVEGHFTQNEMTYKGMWQGDRLTDGDKAESLAAKVKGKPGRIESYEVKETKEYPNKLYDLTLLQREANGKYAFSAKKTLDIAQALYEKHKVISYPRTNSNYVTEQNIPEMHKTLSALQGTAYDEWVKGANRNLVHKGNKFICNPSKVEDHHAILPTYRKASGLSADEGKLYDLIVRRFLSQFYPAAEYKVHTVMTEVEEEKFKTTVKELLSLGWKVIYADQKKDKAKSSKGKNKDEEEDEEIEVNEPFSIAPAEEVVCSEAIVKEKDTQPPKHYTEGTLLRAMESAGKQIEDEELRDAMKDSGLGTPATRAATIERLKNVGYIEMQGKKIAITQKGRTAIELIRGAGIELLTSPEMTGQWERRLNEISRGTASDGQFMENVKRFACMIVDKVRVQSRASKTSFEGETPSVNTSAKGRSAGSTSRKTSDKPAAPRKRKASSEEESAKSGPKVIGNCPRPGCGGMIFMGKKGYGCSHYKEGCKFVIWKENHGRTLTDAQVKALIEKGRTGKLKLTSEDGTPLEGKLVLQNMDTGQLAVES from the coding sequence TTGAAGACACTCATTATTGCGGAGAAACCGGATATGGGGCGGAATATCGCCGCCGCAATAGAACCGAAAGCCAAAAATTACCGTTCCTATCTTGAAGGGGAGCAGTACATTATTACATGGGCAATAGGGCATCTAATCGGTTTGGCCGAGCCGGATGCTTATGATGTTAAATACAAAAAATGGAACATTAATGATCTGCCCATTATTCCAGACCAGTTCAAACTGGTTCCTAATGCGCGGACAATCGATCAGCTGAAGGTAATCGGAGATCTTGCGAAACGTAGTGATCTTCTAGTGAATTCATGCGATGCGGGGCGAGAAGGGCAGCATATCTTTTCACTCATTCAACGGCATTTGAAGCTGGAGCATCCTGTGAAGCGGTTGTGGATCTCCGATCTGACGCCAGAGACCATTCGCAAAGGATTTCAGGAGCTGAAGGATGGATCGGAGTACGAGAACTTAACCAAAGCGGCAAAAGCACGCAGCGAAGCAGATTGGCTCATCGGCATGAACGGATCACGTGCATTTACTACAAAGCATAATGTTCTGCTGTCGGTAGGTAGAGTTCAAACTCCCGTGCTCGCCCTGATTTATGACCGTCAAAAGACCATTGAGGCGTTCTCTTCCCTTAAGTTTTTTGAGGTGGAGGGACATTTTACTCAGAATGAAATGACCTATAAAGGCATGTGGCAGGGAGATCGGCTGACTGACGGGGATAAGGCGGAGTCGCTAGCTGCCAAGGTCAAAGGAAAACCAGGCCGGATTGAGTCTTACGAGGTTAAGGAAACGAAAGAGTATCCGAATAAGCTGTACGATTTGACGCTGCTGCAACGGGAGGCGAATGGAAAGTACGCTTTTTCCGCAAAAAAGACACTAGATATTGCTCAAGCGTTATATGAAAAGCATAAGGTGATCTCTTATCCGCGGACGAACTCCAACTATGTTACAGAACAGAATATTCCTGAGATGCATAAGACGTTATCTGCGCTGCAAGGGACGGCTTATGATGAGTGGGTAAAGGGTGCGAATCGCAATCTCGTACATAAAGGGAATAAATTTATCTGCAACCCCTCGAAGGTCGAGGATCACCACGCGATTTTGCCTACATATCGTAAAGCATCAGGACTTAGTGCAGATGAGGGAAAACTGTATGATTTGATTGTGCGGCGCTTTTTGTCTCAGTTCTATCCGGCAGCAGAGTATAAAGTGCATACGGTGATGACTGAGGTAGAAGAGGAAAAGTTCAAAACCACAGTCAAGGAATTGTTAAGCCTCGGCTGGAAGGTCATTTACGCGGACCAGAAGAAGGATAAAGCGAAGTCTTCCAAGGGTAAGAACAAGGATGAGGAAGAGGACGAAGAGATCGAAGTGAATGAACCATTTTCTATTGCCCCGGCAGAAGAAGTGGTTTGTAGTGAGGCTATCGTTAAAGAGAAAGATACACAGCCACCCAAGCACTATACAGAGGGCACACTGCTTCGAGCGATGGAAAGTGCCGGAAAGCAGATTGAGGATGAAGAGCTCCGTGATGCTATGAAGGATTCAGGGCTTGGAACTCCGGCTACCCGCGCAGCAACTATAGAACGGCTGAAGAATGTCGGATACATTGAAATGCAGGGCAAAAAAATTGCCATCACACAAAAAGGACGAACAGCCATTGAGCTGATACGTGGAGCGGGTATTGAGCTGTTGACTTCACCGGAAATGACCGGACAATGGGAACGTCGTTTGAACGAAATATCCAGAGGAACGGCGTCGGACGGGCAGTTTATGGAGAATGTAAAAAGATTCGCCTGTATGATCGTGGATAAAGTACGAGTACAATCTCGGGCGTCCAAAACCTCTTTTGAAGGGGAGACGCCTTCTGTCAATACAAGTGCTAAAGGGCGAAGTGCTGGAAGTACATCTCGTAAAACCAGCGACAAACCTGCGGCGCCGCGAAAGCGCAAGGCAAGTAGTGAAGAGGAATCCGCCAAATCAGGTCCTAAGGTCATCGGAAACTGTCCGCGTCCCGGCTGCGGTGGAATGATTTTTATGGGGAAAAAGGGCTACGGCTGCTCTCATTACAAGGAAGGCTGCAAATTCGTGATCTGGAAAGAAAATCATGGTCGTACACTCACGGATGCGCAAGTGAAGGCGTTGATTGAAAAAGGTCGGACGGGCAAGCTAAAGCTAACCAGCGAAGATGGTACACCTCTGGAAGGCAAGCTAGTGCTTCAGAATATGGATACGGGCCAATTAGCAGTAGAATCATAG
- a CDS encoding DsbA family protein has product MNKKVKSNHSRTNKQMLPMLLGVVVVILIAVIVFILNDKTDSTEGLPNYTDVKGSIVVDGLKYEKQPHLGSPDATIKVIEFADFKCPPCKNWTEKYLDTFVKDYVDTGKVELFFMNFAFLDRDSYLAASAGEAIYKQSNEKFWEYLHKLYANQGDESKIWATQKFILNFVKNNIEGIDYAQFETDLKNHTYMFDVKEDFKIAGSYGVNGTPKFMVNGVLLPDSSYEGLTAAIEAQLAKATE; this is encoded by the coding sequence ATGAACAAGAAAGTGAAGTCCAACCATTCTCGAACTAACAAACAAATGCTTCCCATGCTCTTAGGCGTAGTTGTAGTAATCCTTATCGCTGTTATTGTCTTCATTCTAAATGACAAGACGGACAGTACAGAGGGACTACCTAACTACACCGACGTGAAGGGAAGCATTGTTGTTGATGGGCTGAAATACGAAAAGCAACCTCATCTTGGTAGTCCTGATGCCACAATCAAAGTCATCGAATTTGCAGATTTCAAATGTCCTCCCTGCAAAAATTGGACGGAGAAATATCTAGATACTTTTGTTAAAGACTACGTGGATACCGGAAAAGTTGAGCTCTTCTTCATGAACTTTGCCTTCTTGGATCGAGATTCCTATCTTGCTGCAAGCGCAGGTGAAGCCATTTATAAGCAAAGCAACGAGAAGTTCTGGGAATACCTCCATAAGCTGTACGCCAATCAAGGCGATGAGAGCAAAATCTGGGCTACTCAGAAGTTCATTCTAAATTTCGTCAAAAATAACATTGAGGGCATTGATTACGCACAATTCGAGACAGATCTCAAGAATCACACCTACATGTTCGATGTAAAAGAAGACTTCAAGATCGCTGGATCCTACGGGGTTAATGGAACACCTAAGTTTATGGTGAACGGAGTACTACTTCCGGACTCATCCTATGAAGGGCTAACTGCAGCGATTGAAGCGCAGCTGGCTAAAGCCACTGAATAA
- a CDS encoding HAD family hydrolase, with protein MKYMTQQVIFDLDDTLVHCNKYFDLILGQYFELMTDWFNEFGPSTSELRNKQIEIDVHTVNTSGLASDNFPKSLIATYRYFCAKYNRPTDRFQEQQLHKLGLSVYDQEIEAYPGMVETLDTLKQDGHHLFLYTGGDDTIQQRKIEQMKLDAYFDDRIYIRQHKNVEALENILTTQGFDRKRTWMIGNSLRTDVLPAVTAGINSIYLKQQNEWSYNLIELEHEMQQAVKTISSIHEVPPVIRTATLQKL; from the coding sequence ATGAAATACATGACACAACAGGTGATTTTCGATCTAGATGATACACTGGTCCACTGCAACAAATATTTCGATCTGATTTTAGGGCAATATTTTGAACTGATGACAGATTGGTTTAATGAATTTGGCCCAAGCACCAGTGAATTACGTAACAAACAAATAGAAATTGACGTGCACACGGTCAACACAAGTGGTCTTGCCAGCGATAATTTCCCTAAATCCCTAATCGCTACCTACCGTTATTTTTGCGCCAAATATAATCGTCCGACGGACCGTTTTCAAGAGCAGCAATTACACAAGCTTGGACTAAGCGTCTACGACCAAGAAATCGAAGCTTACCCTGGCATGGTTGAAACGCTTGATACTCTGAAGCAGGATGGTCACCATTTATTCCTGTACACAGGTGGAGACGATACGATCCAACAACGTAAAATTGAGCAAATGAAACTGGATGCTTACTTTGATGACCGGATCTATATTCGTCAGCATAAGAATGTTGAGGCGCTTGAAAATATTTTGACTACACAAGGCTTTGACCGCAAACGTACCTGGATGATTGGTAACTCGTTACGTACAGATGTACTTCCGGCAGTAACCGCAGGCATTAACAGTATCTATCTGAAGCAACAGAATGAATGGAGCTATAACCTTATTGAACTGGAGCATGAGATGCAGCAAGCTGTTAAGACCATTTCCTCCATTCATGAGGTGCCTCCTGTTATTCGTACAGCTACCCTGCAGAAACTCTAG
- a CDS encoding helix-turn-helix domain-containing protein — MEYELKIDVSPVYELLDSFMLYVTRKWISNLDIGPHWISDVEDRISPHKVTALMQAAEWPFTDYDVLYAWVYIRGPATSVQHFLDDLDSASIEECYQQIAPLIQEFTIEDAFRIRNSYSPLLRLWYEQYFRHVEHKILPLLIEDASEKKMLESKMDPISLIEYASGGVVFEEITDLKTIVLLPTVHNRPINTYCFYKTMVIVQYPVDVPLEDENEPPMVLLRMTKALSDPTRLRLLRYVAHEPKSLWEMQSDLNQSREMLMHHLMILRVAGLLRIHLRGEQDERFSIRPDGASELQMFLESYIYL; from the coding sequence ATGGAGTACGAATTAAAGATTGACGTATCGCCGGTTTATGAACTGCTGGACAGTTTTATGTTATATGTAACTAGAAAATGGATCTCCAATTTGGACATTGGTCCCCACTGGATAAGTGATGTGGAAGATCGCATTTCTCCTCATAAGGTAACAGCTTTAATGCAAGCCGCCGAGTGGCCTTTTACGGATTATGATGTGCTTTATGCCTGGGTTTACATTCGAGGACCCGCAACTTCAGTGCAGCATTTCTTAGATGATCTGGATTCAGCTTCCATAGAAGAATGTTATCAGCAAATCGCTCCGCTCATTCAGGAGTTTACGATTGAAGATGCTTTTCGGATCCGGAACAGCTATAGTCCACTCTTGCGTCTCTGGTACGAGCAATACTTCCGCCATGTGGAGCACAAAATATTACCGCTATTAATTGAAGATGCTTCTGAGAAAAAAATGCTCGAAAGCAAAATGGACCCCATATCTTTAATTGAATATGCATCTGGCGGTGTAGTTTTCGAGGAGATCACGGATCTAAAAACGATTGTATTACTACCAACTGTTCATAATCGTCCGATTAACACCTACTGCTTCTACAAAACCATGGTGATCGTACAGTATCCTGTAGATGTACCTTTAGAAGACGAAAATGAACCACCTATGGTGCTTTTGCGCATGACCAAGGCACTTTCCGACCCCACCAGACTTCGATTGCTTCGCTATGTCGCACATGAACCCAAGTCGCTGTGGGAGATGCAATCTGATCTTAATCAATCCAGAGAAATGCTGATGCATCACCTTATGATTCTACGAGTAGCCGGCCTACTCCGCATCCATCTCAGAGGTGAACAAGACGAACGTTTCAGTATTCGTCCAGATGGCGCCTCAGAGCTTCAAATGTTCCTAGAGTCTTATATTTACCTATAG